The Capsicum annuum cultivar UCD-10X-F1 chromosome 3, UCD10Xv1.1, whole genome shotgun sequence genomic sequence ACTAAGAAAATGtacttttgactctttttttaaatcactttttaGAAGTTTATTTGCTACTTTGATGATttgaattctcaatttaagaTAACATTAGAGAATGCTTGCCATTTCAGCAATTTCCTTTTTTGACTCGACAAGAAAACCCCAAAAGAATCACTTAAAATAGAGAAGCATCTTATGCACATAACGTATCACAATAGTTTTATTAGGATGGAATGCGTAGAGCAGACAGAATACAAGTAGGTAGGGACATACTCAACGGAAAGTAAACTAGAAATCCATAGACGATGGATTCCTATTTTGTGGCCCAAACTTGAAAGCAAATCATACAACAGATTTAATTCCGATGTCATCATCAATATCCTTCAGTAAAACAAAGTTGAAAGTACGTTGTCCTCTTACAGCCAAACGCCGTTGTCCATCATTACCAAACTCAGTGCCAATGTCCATGCACCCCAGCCCTCCAAAACTCAAAGGACAAAAGGACAACTTGTAAGAGAAACTATTAGCTTTCTTAATCTGAAACCAAGAGGCCAATTGCAAAAGTTCTCCTGCCACCCCATCAGTTGATATGTCCATTTTGTAATGAAGTCCTGGGTAACCTTCCACCAACCACACATTTTTGGAACAATGAGTTTGATTGTCCTTGTAGAACTCGATGTTGAGATCAGTGGATTCAGTGATTTCTACTTTCTTCGATGCCTTACGTGTGAAATAGACTGGTGTACCTCTATCTACGTCAAACGGAGACTGTATTACCTGAAATCAAAACGAAAGTATTATAATTGACGTGTTGAAATATAATAGAATCAAGTATCTCATTCATGACACTTTCGTGTTTATGGaaactaattaaaatttaaaatgaatcTTCTTTAAAATAGTCTTAGGCAAGTTTTACCTCTTTAGATTGAGTTAGGATCAAAGCATAGTTTCTTATATCATGATATCAGAGTCT encodes the following:
- the LOC107862778 gene encoding 21 kDa seed protein — protein: MKMTVVLLISVVHLLLAFSSSPCATAEQVVLDAEGNVVKTGSKYYMVSAFYGAGGGGIRRADDSECPAKVIQSPFDVDRGTPVYFTRKASKKVEITESTDLNIEFYKDNQTHCSKNVWLVEGYPGLHYKMDISTDGVAGELLQLASWFQIKKANSFSYKLSFCPLSFGGLGCMDIGTEFGNDGQRRLAVRGQRTFNFVLLKDIDDDIGIKSVV